In the genome of Planctomyces sp. SH-PL62, the window GACCCCCTCGGTGGAAGACGCCTCGTTGGATGACCCGGCGGTCGAAGTGGAGGAAGAGACCCCGGACGGTGGTGCCGCCCGCGGCCGCTCGAGGCTCGCCCCGCCCTCCCAGGCATCCTCCGCGCAACCGGATCCTCATGACGAGGACGAAGATGACGGCGAGACGACGCCCGAAGTGGATCCCGACGCGGACCCGCCGCCGGAACTCGTCTGGTACGTCCTCAAAGTCCAGAGTTCGCGTGAGGACAGGATCTCCGAAGCGCTTCAGCGTCGGGTCAAGATCCAGGGCCTCGAGCGCTACTTCGGCGTGACGCCCGAGGGAAAACCGAGGATCGTCGTTCCGACGGAGAAGATCACCGAGATTCGGAACAACAAGAAGCGGATCGTCGAACGCAAGACGTATCCCGGCTACATCATGGTGCAGATGGAGCTGAACGAGAAAACCTGGTTTCTGATCCGGGAGACTCCCGGGGTGGGCGACTTCGTGGGGGCCCATGGGACGCCCACGAAGATGACCGAGACCGAGGTCAATCAGATGCTCAACCACCAGGAAGAGCAGACCACCGCCAAGTCGCCGACCGTCCGCATCGACGTCGAGCGCGGCGACCGCGTGAAGATCAAGGAAGGTTCGTTCGAGAACTTCGAGGGGACCGTGGAAGAGGTCATCGAGGGGCGAGGCCTGGTGAAGGTGATGCTCATCATCTTCAACCGCCCGACTCCCGTCGATCTCGAGTACTGGCAGCTCGAACGGCTCTGAGCGGCCTCCCTCGCGACCCTGAATCGGGTCGCGCGAGGGATCGAATCGCAAGCGAGAACGATCAAAGCAAGAGACCCCAGGGGAGCGAGAATCCGCGATGGCCAAGGTGATGACGGCGAAGGTCAAGCTGCAGTGTCCGGGGGGTCAGGCCACCCCCGCGCCCCCGGTCGGGCCCGCGCTCGGTCAACACGGCGTGAACATCGGTCAGTTCGTGATGCAGTTCAACGAACGGACCAAGGAGATGAAGGGGACGATCATCCCCATCGAGATCACGATCTACTCGGATCGTTCTTTCGAGTTCATCACCAAGAGCCCCCCGGCGGCCGTGCTCCTGAAGCAGGCCGCTGGTATCGCCTCGGGCTCGGCCGTTCCCAACAAGACGAAGGTTGGAAGCGTCACCTCCGAGCAGGTTCGGAAGATCGCCGAGACCAAGTTCCAGGATTTGAACGCTCGCGACCTCGACCATGCTTGTCGGGTCGTCGCCGGCACCGCCCGGAGCATGGGCGTCGAGATCAAGGACTGATTACGCTGACGGATTCGAGTCGATTCGCCGCCGTGAGGGGAATGGCTTCTCGCGGCGATTGATCGATCGGGAATGCGACGACGAAATGTTGTTCGCATTCCTCGCGTCCCGGCCCCGCTGGGACGCCGACCGGCCGATCCAGGCGCGACCGCCCGCCGACGGCCGAGTGTGGTATTGATGACGAAGGCGGCAGCTCTCCCGTGAGGAGGGCGAAAGGGGTGATGACTTGGCTTTCCGGTCCAAACGATATCGGGCGCTGACGGGGAAGGTGAAAGACACCGCCGTCCTATCGCTCGCCGAGGCGGTGAAGATCCTCAAGGGATTCAACACCACCAAGTTCAACCAGACCATCGAGGTCTCGACCCACCTGGGGATCGACCCTAGGCAGAGCGACCAGAACGTCCGCGGTTCCGTGGCGTTGCCGCACGGCATCGGCAAGGAGGTCCGGGTCGCGGTGTTCGCCCAGGGCGACAACGCCGAGAAGGCCCGGGCGGCCGGGGCCGACATCGTCGGTGCCGACGACCTTGCGCAGAAGATCAAGGGGGGCGTGATGGACTTCGACGTCGCCCTGGCGACGCCCGACATGATGGGCGTCGTCGGTCCGCTGGGACGTGTGCTCGGCCCTCGCGGCCTGATGCCCTCGCCCCGGTCCGGCACCGTGACGACCGACATCGCCTCGGCGGTGCGGGAGTTCAAGGCCGGCAAGATCGAGTTCCGCAACGACAAGGGGGGCAACGTGGCGGTCCCGGTCGGGAAGATCAACTTCTCGGAGGACCAGCTCGTCGAGAATATTAACGCCTTCCTCGCGTATCTGCGGACCATCAAGCCGGCGACCTCGAAGGGGACGTACATCCAGACGATCACCGTCTCGGCCACGATGAGCCCCGGGATCCGGGTTTCCGCCTGATCGGGCCCACTCCTGATCGACGGTTGCGTCGAAACTTATCGAACACGACGAGACGGAAACCACGGTCCCAGCCATGAGCAAATACGTAAAAGAATTGATGATGGATCAGCTCCGCGACGAGCTGTCGGGGAGCCGGTCGATGCTGATCATCGACTTCAAGGGGCTGGACGCGGTCAGCGAACACCAGTTCCGAATGGACCTCCGCAAGAAGTCGATCAAGGTTCGGACGCTGAAGAACACTCTGGCGCGCCGGGTCCTGACGGATCTGGGCGTCGAAGGGCTGTCGCAGTTCCTCGAAGGGCCTTCGGTCCTGGTTTGGGGCGGCGCCGGTCCCGCCGAGCTCGCCAAGGAGATCTCGGCGCAGCTCAAGAAGCTGAAGAAGCCGCAGATCAAGGGTGGCGCGGTCGACGGCGTGGTGATCGGACCCGACCAGGTCGAGGACATCACCAAGCTGCCGAGTCGCGAGGAGTTGATCGGCCGCGTGGCCGCCCTGGCCCTCGCCCCGGTCACTCGGGTCGTCAGCCTGGCCAATGCTCCGGCCTCCGCCCTGTTGGGCCAGCTTCAGACGATCGTCGAGGGGGCTCCGGCCGACGAGGCCGAATCCGCGACCGACGCCGTTCCGGAAGAGGCTTGATCCAACCCCCCGGACCCGCCTTGCGGCGGGTCCTCGACCGATCATGACCCGGCGGGGGTTCCGGGGATCCCGAGCCGCCCGCCTCGCACGACCGCCTTCAATTTCACCGGGTGCGTCCCGCGACGCACGCCGACGCCTGATTCGCCGTATCTCTCGATCGAGGAAGAAAGGATCGTTCTCGCTATGGCTACCGCCGAAGCCCCGACGTTCGCCGACAACATCAAGACCCTGGGCGAGTCCATCGTTCAGCTGACCGTCCTCGAAGCCAAGGCCCTCGGCGACTACCTTGAGGTCGTCCACGGCATCAAGCCGGCCGCCGCCGCCGTCGCCGCCGCCCCGGCCGCCGCCGCCGCCCCGGCCGAGGCCGCCGCCCCGAAGACCGAGTTCGACGTCAGCCTCGAGGCCATCGGCGCGAACAAGATCAACGTCATCAAGGTCGTCCGCGCCGCCACGGCCCTGGGGCTCAAGGAAGCCAAGGACCTGGTCGAGGCCGCCCCCAAGGACATCAAGACCGGGCTGTCGAAGGAAGACGCCGAGAAGCTCAAGAAGGAGCTCGAGGAAGCCGGCGCCACCGTCAAGCTCAAGTGAGCGAAAGGGGGCGGACCACGTCCGTCCTCGCCATCGTCAACGCCCGGGCCCTCGATCGCGAGGAGCCCGGGCGCTCGATGATCTGGCATCGTCGATACGAGGGGTGTGGGCGACGGTGATCCATCCGTCCGCTCGTCGCCTCCGTCGTCCTTTCTGCAGCAGCTCTGCTCGGCCCGCGATCACGAGGTGAACGCGGCGACCTTCGGCCCGGATGACGATGCGCCACCGACGACCATCACTGGCCGACGCCATCTCGGGCCCCGCCCGGATCGACCGCATTCCCGCGCACGCATCACCGGCCCCGTCGTCCTTATTCGAACGTCTTGAGACCCCCGACCGATCCCCTGCTGAGTCGCCCGCGGTCCCCCGCGGGCCGTCGCCGTTTGGGGTGGTCGCCGCCCGCCGCATCCGGCCGGCTCGAATGGACTCGGGCGCGTCTCCGGCGAGACCGACGACGACCGCGACCCCGGCCCGTGCCCCTTTCTCTTCTCGAGGAGCGCGACCTTAATGCCCACTCCGACGACCGTGCGGAGGATCGTCCCCGCCCAGAAGCGGAATTTCGGACGTATCCACGACGAGTTCCCGGTCCCCGACCTCACGCAGATCCAGACGCGGAGTTACGAGCGGTTCCTCCAGGCCGACGACCCGGCCGAGAGCCGGCTCGACTCGGGCCTGGAAGGGGTTTTCCGCGAGATCTTCCCGATCGAGAGTTATGACAAGACGCTGAAGCTCGAATACATCCGTTACGATCTGGGCAAGCCTCGCTACGACCCTGACGAGTGCCGTCAGCTTCGGCTCACGTACGGGCGTCCCCTGCACGTCTGGCTCCGGTTGAACAAGGGGGAGACGACCCTCGAGGAATCCGTCTACCTCGGCGACATGCCGGTCATGATCGGCGGCGGCGAGTTCATCATCAACGGCGCCGAGCGCGTGGTCGTCAGCCAGCTCCACCGCTCGCCGGGCGTGGACTTCGTGGTGGAGGTCGAGTCCACCGACAAGAAGCTGCACGCCTGCCGGGTGATCCCCGAACGCGGCAGCTGGATCGAGCTGCAGGTCACCAAGAAGGACACCCTCGGCGTCCGGATCGACCAGTCGGGCAAGTTCTCGTCGATGACGCTCCTGCGCGCCATGAGTCCGGCGTTCTCGTCGGACGAGGCCATGCTCGAAGCGTTCTACGACTCGGAGGAGATCGACTCCTCGGATTCCAAGGCCGTGACCCTGCTGGAGAACAAGGTCGCCTGCGGCGACGTCGTCGACCCCAGCACGGGCGAGGTCCTCGTCGACAGCGGGGCGACGATCTCCAAGGCGCTCGCTCAGGTGCTTTCCGACGCCGGCGGCGTGGGTCCGATCCGCGTCCTCAAGGAGGCGCGCGATCCGCTGATCCTGCAGTCGCTTCAGGACGACCCCACCACGGACCACGAGAGCGCGCTGCTTCGGATCTACCAGCGTCTGCGTCCGGGCAACCCTCCCCAGCTGGAGAAGGCCCGCGAGCTGTTCCACGAGAAATTCTTCGACACGAACCGTTACCGCCTGGGGAAGGTCGGCCGGTTCCGGATCAATCGCAAGTTCAATCAGTCGATCCCGGATGACCAGATGACCCTGGATCCGCTCGACTACGTGAATGCGATCCGGTACATCCTTCAACTCCGCAAGGGGACGGACGCCCGGGTCCACATCGACGACATCGACCACCTGGGCAACCGCCGGCTCCGGACGATCGACGAGCTGGCCGCCGACGAGCTCCGCAAGGGCTTCCTCAAGCTCCGTCGCACCGTTCAGGAGCGGATGAGCCTCAAGGACGCGGAGGACATGACCCCGCGCTCGCTGATCAACCCCAAGAGCATCAGTGCGGCGATCGAATATTTCTTCGGTCGCGGCGAGCTGTCTCAGGTCGTCGACCAGACGAACCCGTTGGCGCAGTTGACTCACGAGCGTCGACTTTCGGCGCTGGGCCCCGGCGGTTTGAACCGGAAGCGGGCCGGCTTCGAGGTCCGCGACGTCCACATCTCGCACTACGGCCGCATCTGTCCGATCGAGACGCCTGAAGGCACCAACATCGGCCTCATCAGCTCGCTGGGCATCTACGGCGGCGTCGATGAGTACGGCTTCCTGATCACCCCCTATCGCGAGATCAAGCAGGGCCGTTCGACCGATCAGGTCGTCTGGATGCGTGCCGACGAGGAGAGCGAGAATTACCTCGCGCCCGCCGACGCACCGGTCGACGACGCCGGCAAGCTGAAGGGCCCGGCGACGATCGCCCGCTACCAGACCGACTTCGTGTCGGTGCCGGTGGAGAGCATCCAGTACCAGGACATCTCGCCCAAGCAGATGGTCGGCGTCTCCGCGGGCCTGATCCCGTTCCTGGAGCATGACGACGCGAACCGCGCGCTCATGGGTTCCAACATGCAGCGGCAGGCCGTGCCGCTCCTCGTCGCGGAACCGCCGATCGTGGCGACCGGCCTGGAAACGTCGGTGGCGACCAACTCCGGCATGGTCGTCAAGGCGCAGCAAGACGGCACCATCACCTACGTCGACGCGACCCGGGTGATCATCGACCACAATCATATCTACAAGCTTCGGAAGTACGTCGGCCTGAACGAGCGGACCTGCCTGAACCAGAAGCCGATCGTGAAGGTCGGGCAGCAGGTCGAGCAGGGGGCGATCCTGGCGGACGGCGCCGCCACGTTCAAGGGCGAGCTGGCCCTGGGCCGGAACGTCCTGGTCGGCTTCCAGGCCTGGGACGGCTACAACTTCGAGGACGCGATCATCATCAGCGAGAAGCTGGTGCGTGAGGACGTCTACACCTCGATCCACATCGAGGAGTTCGAGATCGAGATCCGCGAGACGAAGCTCGGCCGCGAGGAGTTCACGCGGGACATCCCGAACGTCTCGGAGAAGGCCCTTCGGAACCTGGACGACAGCGGCGTCGTGCGGATCGGCACCTACGTCAAGCCGGGAGACATCCTGGTCGGCAAGGTGGCGCCCAAGAGCAAGAGCGAGCTGACGCCGGAAGAGAAGCTGCTGCACGCGATCTTCGGCCGGGCCGGCGAGGACGTGAAGAACGACTCGCTGGAGGTCCCTTCCGGCGTCGAGGGGATCGTGATCAACACCCAGCGGTTCAGCCGCCGGATGAGCCTCAGCGAGGACGAGCGGAAGGCTTTCGAGAAGGAGCTGAAGGACACCGAGGCGGGCGAGAACGTCCGGATCGCCGACGAGTACCGGCAGATGGTCAAGTCGCTGGAGACGGCGGTCGGCGGACCGGTCGCCGACCCCTCGACCGGCAAGGCGCTGGGACGCTCGAAAGACGCGAAGGACCTCGTCGACGAGAGCGATCGCTTCAAGCTGGAGGCTCTCGACCTCCGGAGCCCCGAGACCACGGCCAGGGCCCGCGAGGTGGTTCGCGAGTACACGCCGAGGATCGAGGCCCTGAAGGACGAGAAGGAGCGTCGGCTCAACAGCCTGAAGCGGGGCGACGAGCTGCCGTCGGGCGTCCTTCAGATGGTCAAGATCTACATCGCGACCAAGCGGGTGATCTCGGTCGGCGACAAGATGGCCGGCCGCCACGGCAACAAGGGCGTCATCTCGAAGATCCTCCCCGAAGAGGATATGCCGTTCCTGGAAGACGGAACGTCGGTCGAGATCCTGCTCAACCCGCTGGGCGTGCCCAGCCGTATGAACGTCGGCCAGATTCTGGAGACCCACCTGGGCTGGGCCGCGGCCAAGCTCGGTTTCCAGGCCGTCTGCCCGGTCTTCGACGGCGCCAGCGAGGCGACGATCCGCCAGTGCCTCAAGGACGCCGGCCTCCCCGAGAACGGCAAGGCCGTCCTCTACGACGGTCGGACCGGGCAGAAGTTCGACCAGCGGGTGACGGTGGGCTACATCTACATGCTGAAGCTCCACCACCTGGTCGATGACAAGATCCACGCCCGCGCCACCGGCCCGTACTCCTTGATCACCCAGCAGCCCCTGGGCGGCAAGGCCCGGTTCGGCGGCCAGCGCTTCGGAGAGATGGAAGTGTGGGCGCTGGAGGCCTACGGCGCGGCCTACATCCTCCAGGAACTCCTCACCGTCAAGTCGGACGACGTCGAGGGCCGTACGAAGATCTACGAGAGCATGGTCAAGGGGGAGAACACCCTCGAGGCCGGCACTCCCGCGAGCTTCGACGTGCTCACGAACGAGATCCGCGGCCTCGGGCTCAACATGCAGCTCGAGAAAAAGCGAGTCTGACGCGGCGTCCGCGTTCGTCACCCCCGACGATCGCCCCTCCTCCGAGTCCCCTGCGGGCTCTCGGAGGAGGGGCGGCGACGAACTCCAACCCGAGTCCGGTTGGCGGCTTCAGTCTTTTTTCGAGATTCCGCTTGGAATTGGCCCTGGGATTGCTTAGGATCAGAGGATGCGACATTGTCGCGAAACGATCTTCCACGCCTTGCGAACGCCGTCGCGCGTGGGCAGCGAGGGCGGGCGGAAGCATCGCGGAACCGCCGGCACTCGGCGGGTCCCGGTCAGGGAGGAGCCGAACTTGGCGATCCGGGTCCCAGGACGACCACAATAAGAAGAACCGCGGGGCCGCCCCGACGCCATCGGGGGGGTGCGTCCGCGGGTTTTTTTTGGTGAGGAGCGATGAGAGACGGGTCGAAGCGCCACGCCCCCGTCCCGATCGCACTCCCTGACGTGAACATGGGCTTGGATTGAACTCGTCCGGGAGGCCGTCCCGGTGAGGAGACGACGAAGGCGACCGTCGCTCCCTCCCCTCGGCCACCCCGCCCCGGACTCGCCGGAACCGCGGAGGAGAGTGTCTCGTGAGCATGGGCGAAAGTGCCTACGATCGTATTAACGACTACGGGGCCGTCAAGGTCGGCTTGGCGAGCCCGTACGACATCCGGAGCTGGTCGTTCGGCGAGGTCAAGAAGCCCGAGACGATCAACTACCGGACCTATCGTCCCGAGAAGGACGGCCTGTTCTGCGAGCGGATCTTCGGCCCCGAGAAGGACTGGGAGTGCGCCTGCGGCAAGTACCGCGGCATGAAGTACAAGGGGATGATCTGCGACCGTTGCGGCGTCAAGGTGACCCACTCGCGGGTCCGCCGCAAGCGCATGGGCCACATCGAGCTGGCCGCGCCGGTCGTCCACATCTGGTTCTTCAAGGCCATGCCCAGCCGCCTGGGCACGCTCCTGGACATGAAGACGTCCAGCCTGGAGCGGATCATCTACTTCCAGGACTACGTGGTCGTCGAGGCCGGCGACACGCCGCTCAAGGAAGGCCAGCTCCTCACCGAGGAGGAGTTCCGCAAGGGCCGCGAGACCTACGGCGAGACCTTCCAGGCCGACATGGGCGCCGAGGCCGTCCGCAAGCTGCTCATGCGGCTCGACCTGGTCAGTCTCTCCAAGCAGCTCCGCGAGAGCCTCGTCGAGACCACCAGCAAGCAGAAGATCAAGGACCTCACCAAGCGGCTGAAGGTCGTCGAGGCCCTGCGCGACAGCGACAATCGCCCCGAGTGGATGGTGCTGGAGTGCATCCCGGTCATCCCGCCGGACCTGCGTCCGCTGGTGCTCCTGGACTCGGGCAATTTCGCCACCAGCGACCTGAACGACCTGTATCGCCGGATCATCAACCGGAACAACCGGCTCAAGAAGCTGGTCGACCTCAACGCGCCCGAGGTCATCATCCGCAATGAGAAGCGGATGCTCCAGCAGGCCGTCGACGCGCTCTTCGACAACAACCGCTGCAAGCGGCCGGTCCTGGGGAGCTCGAACCGCCCGCTGAAGTCGCTCACCGACATGATCAAGGGCAAGCAGGGGCGGTTCCGCGAGAACCTCCTCGGCAAGCGCGTGGACTACTCCGCCCGCTCGGTCATCGTGGTCGGCCCCGATCTCAAGCTGCACCAGTGCGGCCTCCCCAAGAAGATCGCGCTGGAGCTGTTCCAGCCGTTCATCATCCGCCGGCTCAAGGAACTGGGCCACGCCGACACGATCAAGTCGGCCAAGAAGATGCTGGAGCGACGGACCGACGAGGTGTGGGACATCCTCGAAGAGGTGATCCGCAACCACCCGGTGCTGCTCAACCGGGCCCCGACGCTCCACCGCATCGGCATCCAGGCGTTCGAGCCGGTGCTGGTCGAGGGTAACGCGATCCGGATCCACCCGCTGGTCTGCCGCGGCTTCAACGCCGACTTCGACGGCGACCAGATGGCCGTCCACCTGCCGCTCTCGATCGAGGCGCAGGTCGAGGCCATGACGCTGATGATGGCGACCAACAACATCTTCAGCCCGGCCAACGGCAGCCCGATCATCAGCCCGACCCAGGACATCGTCATGGGGTCCTACTACCTCACGGCGTCGCGGGCGGGCTCGAAGGGCGAGGGGATGCTCTTCTCGTCGCCGAACGAGGTCTTCCTGGCGCACAGCCAGGGCAAGACGGCGGTCCATTCGCTGATCAAGCTGCGGCTGCCGGCCAACCGCAAGCTCAAGGGAGAGGGCGAGAAGGAGTTCACCCCCGGCATGGTCGTGACCACGACCGTCGGCCGCGTGGTGTTCAACGACATCCTGCACCCGAGGATGCCGTACTACAACCTCACCCTGGGTCAGAAGCAGCTCCAGTCGATCATCGCCGACTGCTACCAGATCCTCGGCCGCCGCGAGACGATCGCGCTGCTGGACCGGATGAAGGACCTGGGCTTCCGCGAATCGACCCGGTCCGGCCTCTCGTTCGGCACCGACGACCTGCGGACGCCGAGCACCAAGGACACGATCATCGCCGACGCCGAGAAGGAGGTGCAGCGCAACAACAAGCTGTACCACCGCGGCATCATCACCGACCAGGAGCGGTACAACAAGGTCCTCGACGCCTGGACCCACGCTCGCGAGCGGATCACGTCGGAGATGATGGAAGCCTTGCGGAACGACCTTCGCGAAGGCGAGATGGAGAACTACCACAACCCGATCTTCCTCATGGCCGAATCGGGCGCCCGCGGCGGCGTGGAACAGATCCGCCAGCTGGCCGGCATGCGCGGCCTGATGGCCAAGCCGTCGGGTCAGATCATCGAGACGCCGATCAAGGCCAACTTCCGCGAAGGGCTGTCGGTGCTGGAGTACTTCTCCTCCACCCACGGCGCCCGGAAGGGCCTCGCCGACACGGCCCTCAAGACGGCCGACTCGGGCTACCTCACCCGCAAGCTGGCCGACGTGGCCCAGAACGTGGTCATCACCACCGAGGACTGCGGCACCTCGCAGGGGATCACCAAGGGCGTCATCTACAAGGGCGAGAAGGTCGAGGTCAGCCTGGCCCAATCGATCCGCGGGCGGGTCAGCCGGGTGAACATCGTCGACCCGATCACCGACGACGTGATCGTCCGCGAGAACGAGATGATCACGCTCTCGGCGGCTCGCAAGCTTGAAGAGATGCAGATCGAGAAGATCCAGGTCCGCAGCCCGATGACCTGCGAGGCGTCGCTGGGCGTCTGCCGCCGGTGCTACGGCATGGACCTGGCGACCGGCCAGCTCGTCGAGGGGGGCATGGCCGTCGGCATCATCGCCGCCCAGTCGATCGGCGAGCCGGGCACCCAGCTTACGATGCGGACGTTCCACATCGGCGGCGTGGCCACCCGCGCCGTCGAGGAGAAGGACGTCAAGGCGAAGCGGGAGGGCAAGGTCAAGTTCGTCGGCCTGAGCATCGTCATCAACGACGAAGGGAAGGCGATCGCCCTCTCCCGCAACGGCGAACTCCAGATCCTCGACTCCAAGGGGCGTGAGCTCGAGAAGCTCGACATCCCCGACGGCGCCGTGATGCTCGTCGAGGACGGCCAGCAGATCAACCGCGGCCAGATGCTCTGCGAGTGGGACCCCCACAACATCCCGATCCTCGCCGAGGTCGGCGGCCGGATCCGCTTCGACGACATCGTCGAGAACGAGACGATGAAGGTCGAGGCCGACCCCTCGGGCCACATCCGCCGTACGATCATCGAGCACAAGGGCGACCTCCACCCGCAGATCGTCATCGAGGACGCCGAAGGCAAGACGCTCGACTACAAGTACATCCCCGAGCGGGCCACGATCGAGGTCGAGAACGGCCAGATGATCACGGCCGGCACCCTGCTCGCCAAGACCCCTCGCGAGGTCGGCGGCACCCAGGACATCACCGGCGGCCTCCCCCGCGTCACCGAGCTGTTCGAGGCCCGGCGACCCAAGGAGCCGGCGGTCATCGCCGAGATCGACGGCCGCGTCGAGCTCCTGGAAGAGAAGCGGCGCGGCAAGCGCACGATCGTCGTCCGCAACGAGAGCGGCATCGAGCGCGAGCACCAGGTGCCCCACGGCAAGTACCTCCGCGTCCACGGCTCGGACCGCGTCCGCGCCGGCGATCCGCTGGTCGAAGGGCCGCTGGTCCCGCACGACATCCTCCGGATCTCCGGCGAGGAAGTCGTCCAGCGCTACCTCCTCCGCGAGATCCAGAACGTCTATCGGTCCCAGCGCGTCGAGATCGACGACAAGCACCTGGAGATCATCATCGCCCAGATGCTCCGCAAGGTACGGGTCGACAGTCTCGGCGACACCGGCCTGCTCCCCGGCTCGGTCATCGACAAGTTCGAGTTCCGCCGCGTCAACAACGAACTGGTCGGCTGCGTGAAGGTCAAGGACCCCGGCGACACCGACTACCGCATCGGCGACATCGTCCCCCGCGACCACTTCGAGCAGGAAAACTTGCGCGTCGAGTCCGGCGGCGGCAAGAAGGCCGAGTGGACCCGCACCAAGCCCGCCGCCGCGAGCACCCAGCTCCTGGGCATCACCAAGGCGGCCGTGCAGTCCGAGAGCTTCATCTCGGCCGCGAGCTTCCAGGAGACCACGAAGGTCCTCACCGAGGCCGCCCTGGCCGGTAAGAGCGACTATCTCGTCGGCCTCAAGGAGAACGTCATCCTCGGCCACCTCGTCCCGGCCGGAACGGGCTTCAAGTCCCATCTCGAGGCCGAGGTCCGCATCCACCCCGACGCCCTCGAGGCCCTCGCCGAGAAGGGCTCGCCCTACTCCCGCTACCGCGACGAGGCCCCGGCCGTCGCCGGCAAGGAGTAACTCCGGCCTCGACCGGAACTTCGACACCCCCGACGGCCCGCCCCGATCCAATTCGGGGCGGGCCGTTCGCATTCCCGGAACCTCCGATCCCGCGATACAATATCCTGGAGACGATCCCGTTCCGTCCCGAGGAGGGCCGTCATGTCGACCTCGACGAAACCGATCGCCGCGCCCGCGATCCCCATACTGGAGAACGGTGACCGCCTCTCCCGCGCCGAGTTCGAGCGCCGCTACGCCGCCATGCCGGCCGCCAGGGCCGAGCTGATCGAAGGAATCGTGTACATGGCATCGCCCGTACGCTTCGCCCAGCACGGTGAGCC includes:
- the rpoC gene encoding DNA-directed RNA polymerase subunit beta' is translated as MSMGESAYDRINDYGAVKVGLASPYDIRSWSFGEVKKPETINYRTYRPEKDGLFCERIFGPEKDWECACGKYRGMKYKGMICDRCGVKVTHSRVRRKRMGHIELAAPVVHIWFFKAMPSRLGTLLDMKTSSLERIIYFQDYVVVEAGDTPLKEGQLLTEEEFRKGRETYGETFQADMGAEAVRKLLMRLDLVSLSKQLRESLVETTSKQKIKDLTKRLKVVEALRDSDNRPEWMVLECIPVIPPDLRPLVLLDSGNFATSDLNDLYRRIINRNNRLKKLVDLNAPEVIIRNEKRMLQQAVDALFDNNRCKRPVLGSSNRPLKSLTDMIKGKQGRFRENLLGKRVDYSARSVIVVGPDLKLHQCGLPKKIALELFQPFIIRRLKELGHADTIKSAKKMLERRTDEVWDILEEVIRNHPVLLNRAPTLHRIGIQAFEPVLVEGNAIRIHPLVCRGFNADFDGDQMAVHLPLSIEAQVEAMTLMMATNNIFSPANGSPIISPTQDIVMGSYYLTASRAGSKGEGMLFSSPNEVFLAHSQGKTAVHSLIKLRLPANRKLKGEGEKEFTPGMVVTTTVGRVVFNDILHPRMPYYNLTLGQKQLQSIIADCYQILGRRETIALLDRMKDLGFRESTRSGLSFGTDDLRTPSTKDTIIADAEKEVQRNNKLYHRGIITDQERYNKVLDAWTHARERITSEMMEALRNDLREGEMENYHNPIFLMAESGARGGVEQIRQLAGMRGLMAKPSGQIIETPIKANFREGLSVLEYFSSTHGARKGLADTALKTADSGYLTRKLADVAQNVVITTEDCGTSQGITKGVIYKGEKVEVSLAQSIRGRVSRVNIVDPITDDVIVRENEMITLSAARKLEEMQIEKIQVRSPMTCEASLGVCRRCYGMDLATGQLVEGGMAVGIIAAQSIGEPGTQLTMRTFHIGGVATRAVEEKDVKAKREGKVKFVGLSIVINDEGKAIALSRNGELQILDSKGRELEKLDIPDGAVMLVEDGQQINRGQMLCEWDPHNIPILAEVGGRIRFDDIVENETMKVEADPSGHIRRTIIEHKGDLHPQIVIEDAEGKTLDYKYIPERATIEVENGQMITAGTLLAKTPREVGGTQDITGGLPRVTELFEARRPKEPAVIAEIDGRVELLEEKRRGKRTIVVRNESGIEREHQVPHGKYLRVHGSDRVRAGDPLVEGPLVPHDILRISGEEVVQRYLLREIQNVYRSQRVEIDDKHLEIIIAQMLRKVRVDSLGDTGLLPGSVIDKFEFRRVNNELVGCVKVKDPGDTDYRIGDIVPRDHFEQENLRVESGGGKKAEWTRTKPAAASTQLLGITKAAVQSESFISAASFQETTKVLTEAALAGKSDYLVGLKENVILGHLVPAGTGFKSHLEAEVRIHPDALEALAEKGSPYSRYRDEAPAVAGKE